One stretch of Psilocybe cubensis strain MGC-MH-2018 chromosome 6, whole genome shotgun sequence DNA includes these proteins:
- a CDS encoding 40S ribosomal protein S20 gives MSYVAKGEKEYDATGAPVPGAKIHKIRITLTSSNVKNLEKFSTDLINRAKDKQLRVKGPVRLPTKVLKITTRKTPCGEGSKTWDRYELKIHKRLIDLHSSSEIVKQITSISLEPGVEVEVTISA, from the exons ATGAGCTACGTCGCcaaaggagaaaaagaataCGACGCTACAGGTGCCCCAGTCCCTGGAGCCAAAATTCACAAAATCCGTATCACCCTCACGAGCAGCAACGTAAAGAACCTTGAGAAGT TCTCTACTGACCTCATTAACCGTGCTAAGGACAAGCAGCTTCGCGTCAAGGGTCCCGTCCGTCTCCCCACCAAGGTCCTCAAGATCACAACCCGCAAAACC CCTTGCGGTGAGGGCTCCAAGACCTGGGATCGTTATGAATTGAAGATCCACAAGCGCCTCATCGACTTGCACTCCTCCAGCGAGATCGTCAAGCAGATT ACCAGCATCAGCTTGGAGCCCGgtgtcgaggtcgaggtcaCCATCTCTGCCTAA
- a CDS encoding Protein MLP1-like protein (Protein MLP1 homolog) yields MMKTRRKSKAAAAEQSSDGPEAPQTLHIVLPDDVDEDTLTDLLPDVNLTALSTEDVVNLYRALITQAVNLDATERERDEVKADLERKDVELDQALQDKESSSKDLESTVEKIQEELEKSQAERSKLAEEKMELESQLTRLSTSQSSSSTEVENLKRRVDDTEREKRELVGVISRLKDEGSQRDEEIQALRANLKEARQEHQFLEGQVRELRSTETATKFKIDSLTQQLQLAQAEAERANNELTAKSEEFAKYRRSKHAEIATLQASYDSATQSQSSLEASFKALQSSHTSQGHQLSQALNKVQTLTGQLAEQEARYSNEADGLKRLVSMMEEREKQAKDIVESIEREWATVGEKAEKREFKLREEIEREKRRREEAEKRLEELEGVLERIGRGELPTPGRTVPSPPFRTPGTADMSIDGIMGLSPTVAMASRSQRSGKTFTEVYADYVRLQEEYAKKCAENDHMDRTLSAVLAQIEERAPILSQQRIEYERLQVEASQLGSQLSQAIADRDSQANLAQEQTQKLNKLTRENQLFEKQLEDLGRQVQALTRELTRRDDPTIPPDDYIENLPPSSESDTQTLITENLVVFRSISQLQTQNQRLLRIVRDLGEKLESEERDYREAMEKEQAEAIREAHEAMQDLAAQLERQKQSSEGIIQAYVKERDTLKAMLARQEKMTGSSTLAITNGDSSHPPETELAKELQEIQSQFEAYKTETDVDSGRLRDQLANSQREVNSLGASLAKANAKIEYISSRLRNAEEQFEVHNREINDLGKRNSQLHEQNIRFDIECNRLSEELQDALGSLEQFRNECANLRAEKKIWESVQGRLIEENRSLAMERSHLSDLMSNVQKMHNDLERSGENDRRRLEGQLQLLESQTQDLRAQVVQERDSLRHLTLQKDLELKELQNRLEKKSQECSTTRESLVEAQTSRKHLEEKVEDLAKQLKGNEEKLAVYERRPSAAGAAQPVDQDASREQQLETEVAELRATLKVTEVDLAAARSHRDQYQEISQASEAALASLNSTFDEYKASSEAQITRQESEIKALQERLDQATQELATIRTQLNDAQKSFEAERTSWINDKKTLEDTIVDMSTSEKHSESDRNSREHELRNLEDRAKAAEERYSHEIIAHAESMKTIEGLKKEVSKGQAAVREHITAAETAKAKLASSENSWRQQKDALDKEVADLNARCQDLSQQNTILHEHLESVSAQAARIRQAADAPIETTEGDTPVTDKKVSELMSVLTYLRKEKGIVDLQLEMSKRENEVLKSQINRVTQTLEETRATLAEERERAVENTASAAQHAELVERINQLNILRESNATLRAECESASKKARDLETKLNQLSQELEPAKEQARSAQAELEITRGQMQRLEQESRRWQERNTQLLSKYDRIDPSEVQALKDEIAQLKSASSSSDEKVKEKDAEILTLSTRIEALEQNLRAHRDSASKNTQAFRAKLGELNQAKSALTEEKRQLEAKVASLEQECNVLKTSKPEAAPTSTAQTEELQKANALITTLQAERDRLLAEKEAQSKTLTSTDAQTPAANWEAEKAQLVQARDEAIEKLKTANAEVQKANNETRSIKFQNDKFQARIQDLMKTKAADAEKQAALVSEVEKAKADLASGTESSVQEELKKRHADELKALEDQLKVKHEAEMKARIDSAVKEALQSQPPPQSAPTDPKDQQAAIDAALAQYKKELEAQHAAEIASAVDRGRMEAATKGKLKDSQLVRAQKRVKDLEAQIQEWQAAGIVLPQIIATSPAAPPPAGAQATQTVPTAPTASTSAATTTAPATQAPPNAPQARPTPVGPAATAPNPPANANAANLPRRPPNPAMSGALGGRGGPIRGMGRGGPPLGAGRGAPLRTAPVKPQPSAPISGGVSIMGAAKRPREEPAAATEDSLAKRLKPAEPAARANTPVRRPPGADQ; encoded by the exons ATGATGAAAACGCGAAGGAAATCGAAGGCTGCGGCTGCTGAACAGAGTAGCGATGGCCCAGAAGCACCCCAAACGCTTCACATCGTACTTCCAGATGATGTGGACGAAGATACTCTGACAGATTTATTGCCTGACGTCAATTTGACTGCCTTGTCGACTGAAGATGTTGTAAATCTATACCGCGCGCTCATCACACAAGCTGTCAACCTCGATGCCACCGAACGGGAGCGCGATGAAGTTAAAGCTGACTTGGAGAGGAAGGATGTTGAATTGGATCAGGCCTTGCAAGACAAGGAGAGTTCCAGTAAAGACTTGGAGTCGACAGTCGAAAAGATTCAGGAGGAACTTGAGAAGTCCCAGGCGGAGCGTTCTAAGCTGG CTGAGGAAAAGATGGAATTGGAAAGCCAACTGACCAGATTGTCTACCTCTCaatcatcatcctcaaccGAGGTTGAAAATCTCAAACGACGAGTAGACGATActgagagagagaaacgCGAATTAGTGGGAGTGATCAGCCGCTTGAAGGACGAAGGTTCGCAAAGAGATG AGGAGATACAAGCTCTTCGAGCTAATCTCAAGGAAGCGCGGCAAGAACATCAGTTTTTGGAGGGGCAAGTTCGCGAATTGCGGTCTACGGAGACAGCGACTAAG TTCAAGATCGATTCCCTCAcccagcagcttcaactggCGCAAGCAGAAGCCGAACGAGCTAACAATGAACTGACTGCCAAATCCGAGGAATTTGCTAAGTACAGACGATCTAAACACGCAGAAATCGCGACACTCCAAGCCTCGTATGACTCTGCTACTCAATCCCAATCGTCTTTGGAAGCGTCGTTTAAGGCACTACAATCTTCGCATACTAGTCAGGGACACCAACTTTCGCAGGCATTAAATAAGGTCCAAACATTGACAGGGCAGTTGGCTGAACAAGAAGCCCGATATTCCAATGAGGCCGATGGACTAAAACGCCTTGTATCGATGATGGAGGAACGGGAAAAACAGGCGAAAGACATCGTAGAAAGCATTGAGCGCGAATGGGCGACAGTTGGTGAAAAGGCCGAGAAGCGAGAATTCAAGCTTAGGGAAGAGATTGAAAGGGAAAAGAGGCGCCGAGAGGAAGCTGAGAAACGACTTGAAGAACTGGAAGGCGTTTTGGAGAGAATTGGTCGAGGAGAGCTACCTACTCCTGGCAGAACTGTCCCTTCCCCGCCTTTCAGAACACCTGGGACCGCAGACATGAGCATTGACGGCATCATGGGTCTCAGTCCTACAGTGGCCATGGCCAGCAGGTCACAGCGTAGCGGAAAGACTTTCACTGAAGTCTACGCCGACTATGTGCGTCTACAAGAAGAATATGCAAAGAAGTGTGCTGAAAATGACCACATGGATCGTACACTGTCTGCAGTTCTTGCTCAGATAGAGGAGCGG GCACCTATCCTTTCTCAACAACGCATTGAATACGAACGCCTCCAGGTCGAAGCATCACAATTGGGATCTCAACTTTCTCAGGCAATTGCAGACCGGGACTCGCAGGCAAATCTTGCCCAGGAGCAGACCCAGAAATTGAACAAGCTCACCCGCGAAAACCAGTTGTTTGAAAAGCAACTTGAAGATCTCGGTCGACAAGTCCAGGCTCTTACTCGTGAACTTACGCGTCGCGACGACCCTACGATACCTCCAGACGACTACATTGAAAATCTTCCTCCTTCTAGTGAATCTGATACCCAGACGCTCATTACGGAAAACCTTGTGGTCTTCCGATCTATATCCCAATTACAGACGCAAAATCAGCGTCTCTTACGGATTGTGAGGGATTTGGGAGAGAAATTGGAAAGCGAGGAAAGGGATTATCGTGAGGCCATGGAGAAGGAACAGGCAGAAGCCATTCGCGAAGCCCATGAAGCTATGCAAGACTTAGCTGCTCAATTGGAACGGCAAAAGCAGAGCAGTGAAGGAATTATCCAAGCCTACGTCAAGGAACGAGATACCCTTAAAGCTATGCTTGCTAGGCAAGAGAAAATGACGGGTTCGAGCACTCTGGCCATCACCAACGGCGATAGTTCGCATCCCCCTGAGACCGAACTTGCAAAAGAGCTGCAAGAAATCCAGAGCCAGTTCGAGGCATACAAAACTGAAACTGACGTCGATTCTGGACGCCTGCGTGACCAGCTCGCCAATTCGCAGCGTGAAGTAAACTCTTTGGGGGCTTCTCTCGCTAAAGCCAATGCAAAGATCGAATACATTTCAA GTCGTCTTCGCAATGCCGAGGAACAATTCGAGGTTCACAACCGCGAAATCAACGATCTTGGCAAGAGAAATTCTCAATTGCATGAACAAAATATTCGGTTTGACATTGAATGCAACCGTCTCTCGGAGGAGCTTCAAGACGCCCTCGGTAGCTTGGAACAATTCCGTAATGAGTGTGCTAATCTTCgcgcagagaaaaaaatatggGAG AGCGTTCAAGGCAGACTCATTGAGGAGAACCGCTCGCTTGCTATGGAACGATCGCACCTATCCGATCTCATGAGCAATGTCCAAAAGATGCACAACGACTTGGAAAGGTCTGGTGAAAATGATCGTCGCCGTCTTGAAGGCCAATTGCAGCTATTAGAAAGTCAGac TCAAGACCTTCGTGCACAGGTTGTACAAGAACGTGATTCACTCCGCCATTTGACACTTCAGAAAGATCTTGAGCTCAAAGAGCTTCAGAATCGCCTTGAGAAAAAG TCCCAGGAATGCTCAACTACCCGGGAAAGTCTTGTAGAAGCACAGACAAGCCGCAAGCATCTTGAAGAAAAGGTAGAAGATTTGGCCAAACAACTCAaaggaaatgaagaaaaactTGCTGTATACGAGCGCCGACCTAGTGCAGCAGGTGCCGCCCAACCTGTGGACCAAGATGCCAGTCGTGAGCAACAGCTTGAGACGGAAGTCGCAGAACTTCG CGCAACTTTGAAGGTCACTGAAGTTGACCTTGCAGCGGCTAGGAGTCACAGAGATCAGTATCAAGAAATTAGCCAAGCAAGTGAAGCCGCTTTGGCATCACTGAACTCAACGTTCGACGAATATAAAGCATCCTCAGAAGCTCAAATCACTCGTCAAGAG TCTGAAATTAAAGCTCTGCAAGAAAGATTGGACCAAGCTACTCAAGAACTTGCTACTATTAGGACTCAACTCAATGATGCTCAGAAATCGTTTGAAGCTGAGCGAACTTCATGGATCAATGACAAGAAGACATTAGAGGACACTATCGTCGATATGAGTACTTCGGAGAAACATTCGGAGAGTGATCGAAACTCCAGGGAGCACGAACTTCGAAACCTCGAAGATCGAGCTAAA GCTGCTGAAGAGCGATATTCCCATGAGATCATTGCACATGCAGAGTCGATGAAAACGATCGAAGGGCTCAAGAAAGAAGTATCGAAGGGTCAAGCCGCTGTTCGCGAGCATATTACTGCTGCCGAAACTGCTAAGGCCAAACTTGCATCCTCGGAGAATAGCTGGAGGCAACAAAAGGATGCCTTAGATAAAGAAGTTGCTGATTTGAACGCCCG CTGCCAGGACCTTTCACAGCAAAATACGATATTGCATGAACACCTTGAATCTGTCAGCGCACAGGCGGCTCGTATACGTCAAGCCGCTGATGCTCCTATCGAAACAACAGAAGGCGATACCCCCGTTACTGACAAAAAAGTGTCAGAGTTGATGTCTGTCCTTACATATCTTCGTAAAGAGAAAGGCATAGTCGATCTTCAACTTGAGATGAGCAAACGCGAGAATGAGGTTCTCAAAAGTCAGATTAATCGTGTCACCCAGACTTTGGAGGAGACTCGTGCAACACTTGCCGAG GAACGGGAGCGAGCAGTTGAAAATACTGCTTCGGCGGCACAGCACGCGGAACTTGTGGAAAGGATCAACCAACTCAACATTCTTCGTGAGAGCAATGCTACTTTGAGAGCAGAGTGTGAAAGTGCATCGAAGAAGGCCCGCGACCTGGAAACCAAGCTCAATCAACTTTCACAAGAGCTTGAACCGGCCAAAGAGCAAGCGCGTTCTGCGCAAGCCGAGCTCGAGATTACGAGGGGGCAGATGCAAAGGCTTGAACAGGAGTCAAGGAGATGGCAAGAAAGAAATACACAGCTACTCAGCAAG TATGACCGAATTGACCCTTCTGAAGTTCAGGCACTTAAAGATGAGATCGCCCAGCTTAAGTcagcctcttcctcctctgaCGAGAAGGTCAAGGAGAAAGATGCAGAAATTTTAACCTTGTCCACTAGG ATTGAAGCATTAGAACAGAACCTACGTGCCCACAGGGACAGTGCCAGCAAGAATACGCAAGCGTTCAGGGCAAAACTTGGGGAACTTAACCAAGCGAAGTCAGCATTAACGGAAGAGAAACGACAGCTGGAAGCAAAGGTGGCCTCTTTGGAACAAGAATGCAATGTTTTAAAGACGTCAAAACCCGAGGCTGCTCCAACATCAACCGCTCAGACCGAAGAACTTCAAAAGGCGAATGCTCTCATT ACAACACTGCAGGCGGAACGCGATCGACTGCTTGCCGAAAAAGAGGCGCAGAGCAAAACGCTTACATCTACTGATGCTCAAACTCCGGCGGCCAACTGGGAAGCTGAAAAGGCTCAGCTTGTTCAAGCTCGCGATGAAGCTATCGAAAAACTCAAG ACCGCCAATGCTGAAGTGCAGAAAGCCAACAATGAAACCAGAAGCATTAAGTTCCAGAAC GACAAATTCCAAGCTCGTATTCAAGATCTTATGAAAACTAAAGCTGCCGACGCTGAGAAACAAGCTGCTCTTGTCTCTGAAGTTGAAAAGGCAAAGGCTGACTTAGCCAGCGGTACAGAATCTTCTGTTCAAGAAGAGCTAAAGAAACGCCATGCCGATGAATTGAAAGCGCTGGAAGATCAGCTTAAAGTCAAGCATGAAGCAGAAATGAAAGCTCGGATTGATTCTGCTGTGAAGGAAGCTCTCCAGTCACAACCACCGCCCCAGTCTGCTCCTACCGATCCCAAAGACCAACAGGCGGCGATAGATGCTGCTCTTGCTCAGTACAAAAAAGAACTTGAGGCTCAACATGCCGCGGAAATCGCTTCCGCTGTTGATCGTGGACGCATGGAGGCGGCAACCAAAGGGAAACTCAAGGACTCTCAATTAGTGAGAGCGCAGAAGAGAGTCAAAGATCTTGAAGCGCAAATTCAAGAATGGCAAGCTGCTGGAATTGTTTTACCGCAGATCATCGCCACATCTCCTGCTGCCCCACCCCCCGCTGGCGCTCAAGCGACTCAAACGGTACCTACCGCACCCACGGCGTCGACTTCGGCTGCTACTACGACAGCCCCAGCTACCCAGGCCCCTCCTAATGCTCCTCAGGCTCGACCAACGCCCGTGGGACCTGCTGCTACTGCGCCTAATCCTCCTGCCAATGCCAACGCTGCCAACCTTCCAAGACGACCTCCGAACCCTGCTATGTCAGGTGCTTTAGGCGGAAGAGGAGGACCCATTCGTGGCATGGGAAGAGGAGGCCCTCCTCTTGGAGCAGGCCGTGGAGCACCGTTACGAACCGCACCTGTAAAACCCCAACCTTCTGCACCAATCAGCGGGGGAGTATCTATTATGGGCGCAGCGAAGAGGCCTCGCGAAGAACCAGCTGCAGCGACTGAGGATTCTCTTGCAAAACGCCTCAAACCAGCAGAACCAGCAGCTCGTGCAAACACTCCTGTCAGGAGGCCACCTGGTGCTGATCAATAa